Genomic DNA from Paenibacillus donghaensis:
GGGTACTCTTCCTCCAGAGCCGCAGAAATTATGCAGGAGGTTTCGGATACCAAAGGCGGGGAAACACTGCATCAGGTGGCACTGGTCTTCAATAAGCCGGATGGGCTGGGAGACGATGACAAGGCAAACATCCAGAAGGGCATTGAGCAGCTGGCTGCCAATAAGGAGTCGCTTCATATGGATTCGATTACCGAACCCTTCTCTCTGCCTGAGCTTGCGGATACGCTGATCGCCAAAGATGGCAAGACCATTATGACCGCCTTGTCCATCAAGGGCGACGAGCAGGCTGTCACCGAGCTGCCGGCCAAAGTGGATGCGCTCCTGCAGGATGTGGGCGTGGATCATTATTTGACCAGTGAAGTCCTGATTACCGAAGACACGATCTCAAGCTCCGAAGCGGGGCTGAAGAAATCGGAATATATTACCGTGGTCTTTATTCTGCTAATTCTTTTTATTGTGTTCCGCTCGCTGGTGGCACCGTTTGTGCCGCTGCTGACTGTCGGCTTGAGTTATATCGTCTCGCAATCGGTAGTTGCTTTTCTGGTGGACCGGTTTGATTTCCCGTTGTCTACCTTCACGCAGATCTTCATGGTCGCCGTGCTGTTCGGGATCGGGACGGATTATTGCATCCTGCTGATCAGCCGCTTCAAGGAGGAGCTGTCAACCTCTGACGATACTCAAAGTGCGATTGTCGCAACCTACCGCAAGGCTGGAGGCACAGTGTTCTATTCCGGGCTGGCTGTTTTTGTCGGGTTCGTGGCCATCGGCTTCTCCAACTTCGGACTGTATCGTTCAGCGGTCGCGGTGGCCGTTGGGATTGCGGTGATGCTGCTGGCGCTGGTGACAGTCGTGCCGTTTTTTATGGCGGTCTTGGGCAAAAAACTCTTCTGGCCTTCACGCGGCAAGCTTGAGCACAGCGAAAGCCGGATCTGGGGCGCTGCAGGCTCATTCTCCCTAAAGAGACCCTGGGCGGCGCTGCTGATCGTGGCCGTTATCGTTATTCCGTTCCTGTTCACTTACAGCGGCAAGCTGTCTTTTAACAACATGGACGAAATCGGTCCGGATTACGCTTCGGTTAGAGGCTTCAACATCATCTCCGAGAGCTTCGGACCCGGTGAATCGATGCCGGGCAAGATTGTAATCAAGAATGACGACCGGATGGATAATGCCGAATACATGGGTCTGGCTGAGAAAATCAGCCGTGAGCTGGCTAAGGTGGAAGGGGTCAAATCGGTGCGCGGCTTGTCCCGGCCAACGGGTGAGTTGATTAACGATTTCCTCATTCCGACTCAGGTGGGAACCTTGTCGGAAGGCCTGGTCAAGACCGGAGACGGACTGACCCAAATCCAGAATGGCTTGTCTGAAGCCAGCCAGCAGCTGAGCGACAATGCTCCGAAGCTGACAGAAGCCGTAGCAGGCAGCGCAGAGCTGACCCAAGGCACAGCTATGCTGAAGGAAGGCATTGTCGCCCTTGGTGATGGCTTGTCGCGGATTGAGGACGGCATCAGAAGCGGTTCTGCCGGAGCGGGCGATATCAAGGCAGGTCTCAGCCAGGCGGTGGCAAGTGCGCACCAGCTGGCAGATGCCAACAAACAGCTGCTCGCGGGCTATAAGAAGATCGGCGGCGGCCTGAGCCAGCTGGATGGCGGGCTTGGACAGCTGCAGAAGCAGCTGTCGGGCGTGGCCGGTGCGCTGACCGGCCTGCGGGCGTCGTTCAGCGGTCTGGAGAGCAGCTATCCTGAGCTTCAGCAGGATGTGAACTACCAGACCATCAAGGGCACCGTGACCCAGAGCGGTGAAGGCGCCGCGAAGCTGGCGGCCGGGCTGGGTCAGATTACCGAGCAGCTGAAAGG
This window encodes:
- a CDS encoding MMPL family transporter, with translation MNTIIKAKWGVIVLWLAAAVVLFLTAPSMSDLVREKGQISVPDGYSSSRAAEIMQEVSDTKGGETLHQVALVFNKPDGLGDDDKANIQKGIEQLAANKESLHMDSITEPFSLPELADTLIAKDGKTIMTALSIKGDEQAVTELPAKVDALLQDVGVDHYLTSEVLITEDTISSSEAGLKKSEYITVVFILLILFIVFRSLVAPFVPLLTVGLSYIVSQSVVAFLVDRFDFPLSTFTQIFMVAVLFGIGTDYCILLISRFKEELSTSDDTQSAIVATYRKAGGTVFYSGLAVFVGFVAIGFSNFGLYRSAVAVAVGIAVMLLALVTVVPFFMAVLGKKLFWPSRGKLEHSESRIWGAAGSFSLKRPWAALLIVAVIVIPFLFTYSGKLSFNNMDEIGPDYASVRGFNIISESFGPGESMPGKIVIKNDDRMDNAEYMGLAEKISRELAKVEGVKSVRGLSRPTGELINDFLIPTQVGTLSEGLVKTGDGLTQIQNGLSEASQQLSDNAPKLTEAVAGSAELTQGTAMLKEGIVALGDGLSRIEDGIRSGSAGAGDIKAGLSQAVASAHQLADANKQLLAGYKKIGGGLSQLDGGLGQLQKQLSGVAGALTGLRASFSGLESSYPELQQDVNYQTIKGTVTQSGEGAAKLAAGLGQITEQLKGAAAGLNEANAGYAKASAGQTALAGGLDQLVAGIGKLQAGLNQAAEGQGQIVGQIPKITTGLSELQGGQQQLADGFGQLTGQIGELTSGLQSSADGLKQITGGLDSAQQFLTQIQDAKDEELSGFLVPAEALETEGIQQVFDNYLSADRKVMTLDVVFAENPYSAEAIDSMDEIQAALDRAVNGTPLENAETAISGVTSTFSDLQQISNRDYSRTVVLMLSGIFIILVVLLRSIVMPLYLIASLLITYFTSLGVTEAIFVHLLNYSGITWTTPFFSFVMLVALGVDYSIFLMARFNENKSWDVREAILHAMRNMGTVILSAVVILGGTFASMFPSGVLSMMQIATVVLVGLALYALVFLPFFVPVMVRMFGRANWWPFSGSASDSKRDSLDM